A region of Homo sapiens chromosome X, GRCh38.p14 Primary Assembly DNA encodes the following proteins:
- the IL9R gene encoding interleukin-9 receptor isoform X9, with protein sequence MPQTCDGTGQMHLGSNCCKNGQTLLQRTCHGVSCCGWWFQAARSILGKGPSAQSLAGWTLESEALRRDMGTWLLACICICTCVCLGVSVTGEGQGPRSRTFTCLTNNILRIDCHWSAPELGQGSSPWLLFTSNQAPGGTHKCILRGSECTVVLPPEAVLVPSDNFTITFHHCMSGREQVSLVDPEYLPRRHVKLDPPSDLQSNISSGHCILTWSISPALEPMTTLLSYELAFKKQEEAWEQAQHRDHIVGVTWLILEAFELDPGFIHEARLRVQMATLEDDVVEEERYTGQWSEWSQPVCFQAPQRQGPLIPPWGWPGNTLVAVSIFLLLTGPTYLLFKLSPRLGWGPTGPVCC encoded by the exons ATGCCTCAGACTTGTGATGGGACTGGGCAGATGCATCTGGGAAG TAACTGCTGCAAGAACGGACAGACACTGCTGCAGAGAACTTGCCACGGTGTTTCATGCTGTGGCTGGTGGTTCCAGGCTGCACGCTCCATTCTAGGAAAGG GGCCCTCAGCCCAGTCCCTTGCAGGCTGGACCTTGGAGAGTGAGGCCCTGAGGCGAGACATGGGCACCTGGCTCCTGGCCTGCATCTGCATCTGCACCTGTGTCTGCTTGGGAGTCTCTGTCACAGGGGAAGGACAAG GGCCAAGGTCTAGAACCTTCACCTGCCTCACCAACAACATTCTCAGGATCGATTGCCACTGGTCTGCCCCAGAGCTGGGACAGGGCTCCAGCCCCTGGCTCCTCTTCACCAG CAACCAGGCTCCTGGCGGCACACATAAGTGCATCTTGCGGGGCAGTGAGTGCACCGTCGTGCTGCCACCTGAGGCAGTGCTCGTGCCATCTGACAATTTCACCATCACTTTCCACCACTGCATGTCTGGGAGGGAGCAGGTCAGCCTGGTGGACCCGGAGTACCTGCCCCGGAGACACG TTAAGCTGGACCCGCCCTCTGACTTGCAGAGCAACATCAGTTCTGGCCACTGCATCCTGACCTGGAGCATCAGTCCTGCCTTGGAGCCAATGACCACACTTCTCAGCTATGAGCTGGCCTTCAAGAAGCAGGAAGAGGCCTGGGAG cagGCCCAGCACAGGGATCACATTGTCGGGGTGACCTGGCTTATACTTGAAGCCTTTGAGCTGGACCCTGGCTTTATCCATGAGGCCAGGCTGCGTGTCCAGATGGCCACACTGGAGGATGATGTGGTAGAGGAGGAGCGTTATACAGGCCAGTGGAGTGAGTGGAGCCAGCCTGTGTGCTTCCAGGCTCCCCAGAGACAAG GCCCTCTGATCCCACCCTGGGGGTGGCCAGGCAACACCCTTGTTGCTGTGTCCATCTTTCTCCTGCTGACTGGCCCGACCTACCTCCTGTTCAAGCTGTCGCCCAG
- the IL9R gene encoding interleukin-9 receptor isoform X10 yields the protein MPQTCDGTGQMHLGSNCCKNGQTLLQRTCHGVSCCGWWFQAARSILGKGWTLESEALRRDMGTWLLACICICTCVCLGVSVTGEGQGPRSRTFTCLTNNILRIDCHWSAPELGQGSSPWLLFTSNQAPGGTHKCILRGSECTVVLPPEAVLVPSDNFTITFHHCMSGREQVSLVDPEYLPRRHVKLDPPSDLQSNISSGHCILTWSISPALEPMTTLLSYELAFKKQEEAWEAQHRDHIVGVTWLILEAFELDPGFIHEARLRVQMATLEDDVVEEERYTGQWSEWSQPVCFQAPQRQGPLIPPWGWPGNTLVAVSIFLLLTGPTYLLFKLSPRLGWGPTGPVCC from the exons ATGCCTCAGACTTGTGATGGGACTGGGCAGATGCATCTGGGAAG TAACTGCTGCAAGAACGGACAGACACTGCTGCAGAGAACTTGCCACGGTGTTTCATGCTGTGGCTGGTGGTTCCAGGCTGCACGCTCCATTCTAGGAAAGG GCTGGACCTTGGAGAGTGAGGCCCTGAGGCGAGACATGGGCACCTGGCTCCTGGCCTGCATCTGCATCTGCACCTGTGTCTGCTTGGGAGTCTCTGTCACAGGGGAAGGACAAG GGCCAAGGTCTAGAACCTTCACCTGCCTCACCAACAACATTCTCAGGATCGATTGCCACTGGTCTGCCCCAGAGCTGGGACAGGGCTCCAGCCCCTGGCTCCTCTTCACCAG CAACCAGGCTCCTGGCGGCACACATAAGTGCATCTTGCGGGGCAGTGAGTGCACCGTCGTGCTGCCACCTGAGGCAGTGCTCGTGCCATCTGACAATTTCACCATCACTTTCCACCACTGCATGTCTGGGAGGGAGCAGGTCAGCCTGGTGGACCCGGAGTACCTGCCCCGGAGACACG TTAAGCTGGACCCGCCCTCTGACTTGCAGAGCAACATCAGTTCTGGCCACTGCATCCTGACCTGGAGCATCAGTCCTGCCTTGGAGCCAATGACCACACTTCTCAGCTATGAGCTGGCCTTCAAGAAGCAGGAAGAGGCCTGGGAG GCCCAGCACAGGGATCACATTGTCGGGGTGACCTGGCTTATACTTGAAGCCTTTGAGCTGGACCCTGGCTTTATCCATGAGGCCAGGCTGCGTGTCCAGATGGCCACACTGGAGGATGATGTGGTAGAGGAGGAGCGTTATACAGGCCAGTGGAGTGAGTGGAGCCAGCCTGTGTGCTTCCAGGCTCCCCAGAGACAAG GCCCTCTGATCCCACCCTGGGGGTGGCCAGGCAACACCCTTGTTGCTGTGTCCATCTTTCTCCTGCTGACTGGCCCGACCTACCTCCTGTTCAAGCTGTCGCCCAG
- the IL9R gene encoding interleukin-9 receptor isoform 2 (isoform 2 is encoded by transcript variant 2), which translates to MPQTCDGTGQMHLGSNCCKNGQTLLQRTCHGVSCCGWWFQAARSILGKGPSAQSLAGWTLESEALRRDMGTWLLACICICTCVCLGVSVTGEGQGPRSRTFTCLTNNILRIDCHWSAPELGQGSSPWLLFTRLLAAHISASCGAVSAPSCCHLRQCSCHLTISPSLSTTACLGGSRSAWWTRSTCPGDTSNISSGHCILTWSISPALEPMTTLLSYELAFKKQEEAWEQAQHRDHIVGVTWLILEAFELDPGFIHEARLRVQMATLEDDVVEEERYTGQWSEWSQPVCFQAPQRQGPLIPPWGWPGNTLVAVSIFLLLTGPTYLLFKLSPRLGWGPTGPVCC; encoded by the exons ATGCCTCAGACTTGTGATGGGACTGGGCAGATGCATCTGGGAAG TAACTGCTGCAAGAACGGACAGACACTGCTGCAGAGAACTTGCCACGGTGTTTCATGCTGTGGCTGGTGGTTCCAGGCTGCACGCTCCATTCTAGGAAAGG GGCCCTCAGCCCAGTCCCTTGCAGGCTGGACCTTGGAGAGTGAGGCCCTGAGGCGAGACATGGGCACCTGGCTCCTGGCCTGCATCTGCATCTGCACCTGTGTCTGCTTGGGAGTCTCTGTCACAGGGGAAGGACAAG GGCCAAGGTCTAGAACCTTCACCTGCCTCACCAACAACATTCTCAGGATCGATTGCCACTGGTCTGCCCCAGAGCTGGGACAGGGCTCCAGCCCCTGGCTCCTCTTCACCAG GCTCCTGGCGGCACACATAAGTGCATCTTGCGGGGCAGTGAGTGCACCGTCGTGCTGCCACCTGAGGCAGTGCTCGTGCCATCTGACAATTTCACCATCACTTTCCACCACTGCATGTCTGGGAGGGAGCAGGTCAGCCTGGTGGACCCGGAGTACCTGCCCCGGAGACACG AGCAACATCAGTTCTGGCCACTGCATCCTGACCTGGAGCATCAGTCCTGCCTTGGAGCCAATGACCACACTTCTCAGCTATGAGCTGGCCTTCAAGAAGCAGGAAGAGGCCTGGGAG cagGCCCAGCACAGGGATCACATTGTCGGGGTGACCTGGCTTATACTTGAAGCCTTTGAGCTGGACCCTGGCTTTATCCATGAGGCCAGGCTGCGTGTCCAGATGGCCACACTGGAGGATGATGTGGTAGAGGAGGAGCGTTATACAGGCCAGTGGAGTGAGTGGAGCCAGCCTGTGTGCTTCCAGGCTCCCCAGAGACAAG GCCCTCTGATCCCACCCTGGGGGTGGCCAGGCAACACCCTTGTTGCTGTGTCCATCTTTCTCCTGCTGACTGGCCCGACCTACCTCCTGTTCAAGCTGTCGCCCAG